The Oceaniferula marina sequence CCCCGTCTACAGGGCCAAGCAGCCAGGCGAGGACCAGTAAAATGCCACCACTGACCACCACCGATGCCGACATATTGGTATTTAACCACACATGCAAATAAAGACCTCCGATAGCAGACAACAGTGCGTGGATGGCGGCAAGGACCATCATGATCCTGATTCGGTGGGTACACAGATACGCTGTAGCTCCGGGTAGCACCAGGAGTGCAATCACCAGGATCGCGCCCACCGATTGAAAAGCAGCCACCACCACCATCGAAGTTGTCAGCATCAGACCGTAATGAACCAAGGCCGGGCGATACCCCAAAGATGCAGCCAAACCCGCATCAAAGGAACTAAGCAGCAACACCCGGAAAAAAAAGGCCATCAACAACTGCGCCGCCACCGCCACAGCGGCCATCACCACCACCAGCCCGGGCCACGCCAGCCCAAAGCATGTCACCGTATCCTCTTCGAGCAGCAGCCCGAGCCTGCCGTGCAGCACACAGTCCAAGTCCAGATCCACATGCTGCCCCAACATGGTTTCCATCATTACCACGCCCAAGGCAAATAAGGCGGTAAATGAAATACCGGTAGCAGCGTCCTGCTTCACCCTCGTCCACTTGTGGACCAACTCAATCAGAACAGTAGCCAGCAAGCCGGCCAAGCCCGCACCGATGATTAACCAAGGTGACGCCAAATCTCCGGTTAAAAGAAAAGCCAGCACCACACCGGGAAAAACCGAATGGCTAATCGCATCTCCGGTCAGGGACATCCGCCTCAACATCAAAAACGATCCGAGCTGTGAGCAAGGAAGCGCCACAAAAAAGGCCATCAGCACCAGCCACAAGGCTCCGATACCAAACACCTCCCATGGTTGGTTTAAATACACACTCATAGCGGCAAGCTCCCGGTTGGATACCCGGCATCCACTCGAGGTATCGGTCTCCCATGAGGATCCAATTTAGGAAAATCGAGATCCTTCTCCAGCTGGCGGATCATCGACGGCCCCAAAAGATGCTCAATTTTTTCCGCATCTTCATGCACATGGTCATCTGCATAGTTGGCTTCTCGGGTCAAATAAAGCTCCCAGAGGCGATGGTTTCTCACCAACTCCATCGCCCGCCTCCACCCTGAATCCGTTAAGCTCAAGGAACGTTTGTCCTCAGAAAACAAAATCAGGCTTTGGCGCTGTAACCCTTCACAGGTGAGGTGCACATGGTCTTCCGCTTCCTTTCTCTTGGACGCAATCATCATCACACTCACATCACGATGACTGAACCCTTCTTCCTCAAGAATGTGGTAGATCGTTTTCAGGGTATTTTCCCTGCGTATCAATCGCCGCCTACGCGCCAGACGCAAACTTTTGGCCAATACCCCGTGCCTGGGGGCGCAGAGGTAGACCAAAACAAACACCCCACTGGCCGCCAGAGTCATCACCGGCCCGGTCGGCATCCGACTCATAGAAGTCGACATCCAAGCCCCGATCACCCCGCTGAGAATCCCCAGCAACATGGATAACAGCAACATCCGATCAAAACGATCGGTCAGTAGATACGCAGAGGCCGCTGGCGTAATTAACATCGCCGATACCAAAACCACGCCGACAGCTTGTAAGGAGACGACAACCGCGAAGGTCAACAAAGTATAAAACAGAAACTCCAAACACCATGTCGGAAAACCTAAGGCCCGACCAAACCCCGGATCAAAACTCATCACCAACAACGGTCGCCGCATCGTCACCACCATTACGGAAATCAACACCACCGACACCAGCATCATCTTCAGGTCATTGCCATCAATCGAACCAATATTTCCAAATAAAAAATGCATCACCCCCACCGTCTCAGACTGAAACTTCGATTGCCACACCAGCCCCAAAGCAAAAAACAATGCTAAAACACAAGCGAGACAAGCATCTGGCTTTAACCGCGTTGTGCGCTCCAAGACCCGCACCACTCCCACACCGCAAAGACCAGCCATAACAGCACATGCTAGGATCAGTGCCAAATTACGATCGGGACTATACACCAGCCCTGCCACGACCCCGGGAAGAACCGCATGAGAAATGGCATCCCCCATCAAAGCCTCTCGCCGCAAGACGACAAAACACCCTAACAATCCGCAACCCACCCCCAAGAGAACAGCCGCCATCCATGCCTTCCCGACAGATGAGGCGGGAATCAAGCTCTCCAAGATTTCCAAAATCAGACTCATCGGTTTCCGTTTTCTTCCGCCATTTTCGCAGCACGGTCCGCAACTTCACTCAACAAGGTCAGACGCCCTCCATAGGTCTTTTGCAGCAACTCGGGAGTGAACACTTCCTCGGTTCGGCCATAAGCTAACAAGCGCATATTGAGCAACATCAAGCGATCAAAGTAATCGCTTGCGGTCTGTAAATCGTGGTGCACCACCAGAACCGTTTTTCCCTCTGCCCGCATCTCCTTGAGGAGAGTCACTATCGCAGCTTCCGTCGCGGCATCCACCCCGACAAAGGGCTCGTCCATCAAATACAAATCACTGTTCTGTGCCAGAGCCCGGGCTAAAAAGACCCGCTGCTGCTGTCCCCCGCTCAAATTGCCAATCTGTCGGTTGGCGTACGGCAACATCCCAATCTTATCCAAGGCTTCGTGCGCCCTTCGTTTTTCCTCTTTCCCGGGCCTACGAAACCAGCCGAGGCGCCCGTAGGTCCCCATCATCACCACATCCATCACCGTCACCGGAAAATCCCAATCCACGCTTTCGCGCTGCGGCACATAACCCACCCGATGGATGTTCTGCTTGAGCGACTTGCCAAACACCTTCACCCACCCTCCCGATGAAGGAATCACGCCCATGATCGATTTAATCAAGGTCGATTTCCCGGCACCGTTTGGTCCAATCAATCCAACCAGGCTGCCTTCGGGGATGGCAACATCCACCCCATACAGCACTGGCCGTTTGTGGTACGTCACGGTCAGATCGTGGGTCTCAAGAGCTGGAATAAAAGCTTCAGGGCTTGGCTTCATCAGTCATGTGTGAGGTTAAAATTTAACCGTAAATCCGGTAAAGGTATTCAAGTCCTCGGCATCGTCGTTGAGTCCAAGGACCAGCCCGACATCCCACTGAAATAAGTCTGTGAATGCCCAGGTCACCCCGCCGCTCGCGTAGGCTTCGTAAGGATGGTCACCCGCTACGCCCAAGTATTCCAAATACACACCCAGCTGCTCCGTCACATCGTAGCCAATCACCGCCGTGTGCAAAAAATCCATATCATAATCCCGGTCCTCGTCATCCCACACATAGGCAAACTCAGCCTGTAAGCCAAAGCCCACCCCCTCACAAACATTCATGGCCCAGGGGAAAATCACCCCTCCCTCCCACTTGTCATGGCTGACATCCGTGCCACTCGGCATGTTAAGGTAGGGAAAGACTGCCATCGCCGTATCGCCCCCGTCATTCCCCCAGAGGTTCCACTTCAAACGCAAGGTCAGGTCGCCCATGCCCTCATTGACCTCCGTCTGCCCCTGGAATCTCGTCTTTTCATAAACATACGGCACCACCACCAGCTGCAGATCCATCGAATCATTCAATCCATACTTCAGATTGGTCTCCCCCCAGGTCCAGGCGTCCTGCTTCACCCCATCACTACGATCACGAGAGTATCCCAAGACACTCGATTCTATCTGAAAATGCCCTGCATCCACCGTGCGAGGACTCTCCGTCGCGTCCGGCCGATCCGCTTCCAAAGGCCGTAATGCGATCCTCTTTTGTTCAGGCTCCAGATGGACTTCACCCGCCCAGACCGAGCTCATAACAACTTGCATTCCTACGATCACCCCTATCGATTTCGTCATGGCGTGGATGTAGTCGAGAGGAGAACGAGCGTCAACCTAAAATTAGCCAAGGCTAATTTTAATAATCAAAGCTTATCCCAAACATGGCAATGAGAGAGCGATGACTGATACCAAGTAGCAAAACAGACGGGACGATTGCCGAGATAAATTTCTGTTATGGCAAGGCGCGACGATGGAATGGTGCGGGCACCATGACTGAGGAGAAACGCAGTCAGAACAGAAATTTATCCGGAACTCTGGTACACCACGAAGTGCATTTCCTCACAGCTTTAAAACTTTCAATCGTCTCATCTGTTTTGCGGAGTGGTATGATACCATGACTAAGGAGAGACAAAGCCAAAGGAGTCATTCATCCGGAACTCTCATGGATCACGCAGTGCTTTTCCAAATACCTCAACAACGATCAATCGTCTCGTCTGTTTTGCCGAGTGGTATGACTAGGAGCTTTTATCATCGGGCCGGTCGTATCCCCCTCGGTAGACGCCGAGCGTGCGGCCTCCATTGGTTTTAGGCTGAGCCGAGTAAAAGGCGTACACTTTAATCAGGCCCGGAACAGGCCGGATGGAATCCTGAATCGCAATTTTTTTATCCTTGGCGCCTTTTGCGAAAAAAACCACCCTCTGACCACGCTTCCCCTTAGGCAAATTCAGGCTTTTTTTAGTATGAGCCGCCATCGTAAAAGGTTTTTGTTTTCCTACCTGCATCCTTACACTTTGGTCAGATGTGTTCACCAGAAGCAATCGGGTATCTCCCTGTTCTGACCAGTTTAAAGGAACCGCTGTTAACTTGGGTGACGATCTCCAACGGTTTGAGCCTTTCCCCTGAGGCGTAAGAAACACCAAAGTTTGCGTATTCGGTTTTAAGGCCGGCATCCGAACCAGAGCATCACCACCGCTTTGACCATCCAGCTTACGGTACAGGCTAAATTCTTTCATCGCGGGGACCTTCGACAAACCCACTTGATTGTTGAATCCGATCGCCAAACTGGTCCACTTTTTTTCGCCCTCTATGGTTTTACGGTAATAGGCTTGGCTTGGGGGTGCGGCAAACTCAGGGACGTCCAGCATGATTGCCTGCCCCCCGGGGCCTCCTCCTTTCGGTCCACCGGCAGTGGGATCGACTGACTTTTCCATTTCCGCCATTTTCGCTCGGATTTTTTCTTTATCCTTCTCGTTTGGCATCCGATAGCGTCTGATGGGCTTCGGCCCCAAGGCAATCAATCCGAGTTTGGGCTGCTCCAACCCCTCCTTCGGTTTTTTCTCGCTGGGAACCTCGGGCGCGGCTTCTTGAGCCAAAGCAACACCACAGCAAAAGAGCGCGGCAAGGATCCCTGATAGAGTAAATGTATTCATGAAATGATCTATTAAACTTCGTTCGTGGACAACCACCTCAAGGACTTGATTTTAAACTGACGCCCAAATTGCTTGTTTCTCTCGGTCAGCTGCGACTGGTCGATCTCACCTGTGGCGTAATCCATCTGGATGGCGGGGTCCGTTGGTAAATTACCACCGCCTGAAGGCTTCCCGACCATCACGGGCTCGACATAATCCGGCATTCTGCAAATAACAGCCTCCAGATAAGCCACCGCCTTCACCGTATCTCCTTCACGCGATTCTCCATAACAGCGAATCGTAAAACTATCCCCACGAACGGTCATGGATGGAGCCAGAGGCTCAAGAATATCTGCTTGTGTCAAAAATCCGGGTGCCCCCCAGGCTTTTGATTCATCGAGGTATTTGGAATAATCCAATTTGAACTCCTCCTTATTATTATCATTCTCGGCAAAGGTTCTTCTCTTCCAAACACCTTGGGTAAATTCATCGTTCAAATCGACCTGCTCGATGGCAGCTTCAATCGTACCCTTACGCGAACGAATGTCTGGATTACCTCCAATTGCAGGCATCAGGCGTCGGTTCACCATATCAGCCAATGAAACAAAGGGCCCTCTGGCTTTGACTTGAATCACGATGGCCTCCGCAAGTTCTGCCAATTCATCGTCACTCAGCGTTCTTCCTCCGAGCCAGGCATCCTTTTGATTCGGGTTGGCGGATGCGGTCGTCGCAGTCCCCCCCGGCTCGTCCAACCTTGAAAAGACAGACAGGCCGTCACCTCCAAGCGTTCCTCCATCCGGTTTTTCACGCTCCACGCTCCGAATTCCGGAAAGGAATGCCGTCCACGCTGGAATCGACGTGGAATTGACGTTGAATGCCGCCTTATTTTTCAATGTGTATGCGGCGTGCCAGAAGGCGAATTGCATTCCGGCGCTCTGCGACAACAAGGACTCAAGTTCGGAACGAGGGACGATCGTATCCTGATTCGCCGTGTACCGGGGGTTCCACAAATTGTCAGAATCCAAGGCCTCATTCACAAAGGCATTCCCGCCACTGTTCATTTTCAAACCAGATAAGAAGAAATGGTCCCACAGTCCTTGGTTTGTTTCATAAGCAATGTCATAGGCCAACATCTCTTCGCGGGTGGAGATGCTCTTTCCATTGATCGTCACATTTTCAGCCTGTCCCGCAATCTGCAGCAATCCATCCGATTGAGGCATCCATGTCCTCGGTCCGTATTGATATTTAAACGGGCTGACTCCCCCCACAAGATAGTCCCACTGGGACGGAACATCCGAAGTGCTCAGATCCTCACCCGCATCAGGGTGGGCCGATGCATCAAATGGAGCATGCAGATCCACCAGGGACGAACCGACGATATAACTTGGATGCCACGAATAAGGACTCAATTGAGCGTGCCTGAGTTTCCCCAGGGACAATGCTCCATAGTCGGCGTTCGGCATATCAAAGAGTGCCGCTCCTGTCATACCGGGAAAATTGCTAGCAGCACCAAATGGAAACTTCGCATACTGGTTTCGATCGTTCAAACCGGGCAAATCATAGGCATCCCGCGGAGCGGCAGGAGAAAAGGAGTTCAACCAGGCCCCGGAACTGGTCACATACCACTCCCATGCACAGATCGATGCCGGTGAGCGCGAGCTGAGATGAGGCCGCACATTCCAGTTGGCAATGATCGCCGGGTTGAATGCGATATGGTCCGGAGTTTTCCAGCGAGCAACCCTCAAAGGTGGCGCATTCCCTTCGGTTGACGATTCGTCGAACCACAAAAGCTTGGATCCGATTTGATGCACGTCCGGTGCGTTCTTGGTTGGATTGACCTCAAAGGCCTGCAACTTACCAAACTGGTTGCCAGATGCGCTTTGGCTGTTCCCCCACCACCAAGCGTAATACCAAAATGAATATGTATGAGCCCCCCCATTACCACCATTGATCAGTTGGATAGTTGGATACTGGGAACTCTCGGAAATCTCCTTGGCTGTCAAGGCCTGGACACCTCCACTGTTGGGAGATTTAAGGGCAAAGTTAAAATTATCATAAGCTATCACCCAAGGTTCGTAACGCTCCACCTCCTCCAACCTGAACTCATTCAACATACTGGCTGGTATGGTAACGGTGTATGTCTCATTTTTACCATCGCCATTACGGTCCTCATTGTATTGGTAATAAGGAAGCCGTTCCACCTCATGATAAAAATGGTCCTCCCCCTGAGGAACATCTGGGCTCAATCGGTTCTGAGAGATATTGCGTGGATCATAACGCCCGAGCGTAATCCCTCCAGCCGTTTTTCCGGAGCTCGGAGATGGGGAATACACCAGACAGTCACCAGCTGGAATCACGGTAGGCTCCAAAGTAAATCCAAGGAAGCGGCTCGCAGGGAACAGTCCGGTTTCTGAATCCAAATCCCTAAAATTAACCGCTCTACAATGGTGTTTGAACACACCTCCCCATTTCTGCAAATTTGAATCCGATGGGTATTTCTGTTTGAGCCGGTTGCGCTCTGTATCCGAAATTTTAAAATCAAAATTGCCTCCCGACCAGAAAAAGTTAGGCATCAGCACCACCATTTCGGGCACTTTGATATCCACGTTGTAGGGGTTCCACATACAAACCCTGGGCACGATGTGCGTCTGAATACGGTTGTTGGTCTCGGCTCCGGAAAGCCCGAAATAATAATGGAATCTGGCATCTGTCATTACGGGGAAATGCTTGGGATACTTGGCGGCCCAATCCTTGGCTCTAAACGTATATCCATCATTTTCATCGCCCCTCCACCTGAGCACCGGCCTACGCCGCATTGCCGAGGAATCTACCGAGGTATCAATTTCGATTTCCCCACTCGCCATACCAGATAAGTATTTTTGTTTCCCCCAATAGCGCAGGGCGTCGAATGAAGGCCCATGAGCCAAGTGTCGGGGACCGGGGATAATCGGGTAATTACTTGAAAAGTCATGGGCGGCCGTTGTTGGCGAGGGGGAGGCATAGTTGACGGTCGTTTGTGATGGCTCTCCGAACAGCAAAGGTGTCAGATCCTTCTTCAAGCCACCATATACCGGGTTGGTAAACAAGCCCGCGCCGTCGATCGTAAAATGGTTAAAATCCTGACCGAGAGCCACCCTCACATCGTCCACATTCGAAACACTGAGTGGTGTATTCCCATATGAAACAATCAACTTCCCGCTGTTTTCAATCGATTCGTCAAAATCTGCATAGGCACCATAATCAGCCCCTTTACTCTCCGCCAAACCTGCCAACTTATCCGTCTGACTGGCAGCCAGACTTACCCGGTCCTCCGTGGTTTCATTAGGCACCACAATGGATGCCTTCTGGTTATTATCCATGACCGTCCATGCATAAGCCCCCATGGTCTGCCCATTGTCAGTTTCAATTTTTTGAACCAGAATTTTCTCCCGATCATAACGGGTACTATCCAAACCGTCCCCCAGAGTCCCCCGTCCTAGCAGAGTGACAACCTCATCATCACCATCAGACAAGGCCAATTTATGCGCATTGGTCTTGTCGCCTTGAAAACTGGCAAGCCACGTCAGACGTAGATTATTTCTCCATGCGTTGTTACGATATTGAGGATCGGAAAACCGAAGATCTTTATAATAATCCCTCGTGCTATACACTGACTCTCCCGTCTCCGAACTATCTTTTCCAATCATCGGATACCCCTCATCGTTCGTATTTTTCCAAACCCCCAGAAGGTTCGGATTATTCAAACCCTCAATACGATCGGTGAAGGGGTTGGCATCAAGAATCGAAGCGTTGGCCGTCATCCTTTGGTCTGCCCCTGCGTATTTTTGCAATTCCCCAATGGCAAGCATCAAAGCCATTCTTGCATTCGCCCGAGCTGCCTCACGATGAAATATATGACTCGACTGCCTAACCTCAATCGTCGACATCGAAAGCATTGCCAAGGCAATCATTACCAGTAATACCATCACAGAAATGGTAGCCACCAGAGCAAATCCCCGATGATAAGAACTCCATCCCATACGCATTGTTTTACTATTTTTCATGTGTGTGTTGTCGGACAATATGACATACGAAATCCTAACTTCCAATTACAAAGCAAATACATTTCTCTGCCACTTTTGACAATTCCCTTACCCTTCACCGCGTTTCATGTCACAATCGTGAAAATGAATTTGCGGAAAAAAGCTCCTTTCAGAGGCAAAAGCTCCTTTCAGAGCCCTGTTCATGACAAGATGTAGATGCTATTTTCGTTTATACATTCCAAACGATCTGGCAACCAGACATCAAAGATGTGACATCTTTCAGATCCCGCCCATGCGCAACGTCAAAAGGCCGGTCCACCATGAGGCAGGACCATCCCCTGGGATCAGATGCCCAACAACGACCGGTAAAGCCAGAGGCCAGCTCAACTTAGCGGATATTCTCAAAAAACTGGGAAGCCACAGGGCGGCCTTCCCGGCGAGAAACGGAGCAGGAAATATTCATTCTCTTTCCTGCCATCCCTGCTAATTGACGCCTGAAAGCCGGGCGTCTTCGTTCCTCATGGGTGTACCATAAAGCCAAGGTTTTGACCTTCTCTTCATCGAGAACACCTTGTAGGACATGCCATGATTGGGGCTCCAAGGTTTTAACAAGCTCATCACCCAAGTGAATCTCCAAAGGCAAAGTTGAAACGTTGACCACTCGAAGCGACCCGGAAGGAAACACATCCAACCCGTCAGGAACAATGAAGAGCGAGGGGGCCATCCAGGATTTTTTTTCCTCATTTTGGGTCAGAAACAAACTATACGCCCCCCCTTTCTCCGGCATCCTTACCGAGGTATACGTCTCCGTCTTTCCCTTCATTAATCGGAAAGCCGACGACGTAAAAACATAACGCGGCGATGGAACATTCAGCCTCAACTTCACATCCTGAGAAGAGCTGCCAGCCATCAAGCTCAAGGCGGAAGGTAGTGCTGCTTCCGGGCGTCTCGCATGCACTTGCATTTCCTCATCATCACCCTCCCAATAAGCATCAGATCGCTCGCCAACAGCGATCATCGACAACTTGTATTCGACTTTTTGCGGAGGGTCCTGGGGAGCTTCTTCCTGAGCCCACACCCAAGCAAGTGAGATCAAACAAACCAAGGCCCCTAACACACATACTCTATTTTTCATGACGATTTCCAGACTTCCGTTCCATTATGAACTGGAGGCCTGAAGGGTGTCACTCTTTTTTTTGGGCACCTCAGGTTTTGGCAAAGGCTTGGCCGTCAAAAATAGCTGGGATAACAAAGGTCTCGAACGCTTCGGAACGTAAGTGCAGGCAATATTCAGTCGCTGATCATCTTGATAGTTCAACGCTCTACGAAAGGCGGGAACTTTCCGCCCCTTGTGGGTATACCACAAACTAATCACTTCTGGCTGTTTTGCATTCAGCGCTTTTTTAATGACCACACTCTTTCTGGGAGCCAAATGCCCCAGCACCTTTTTGCCCTTTTGAATATAAACCGGGCGGTCAGCGAGGTTCACCACTCTCACAGCCCCTTTGGGAAAACGGGCCTCGGAATCAGATAGGATCAAACGCTGGGGCTCTTTCCAAGTTTTGTGCTTGGGCTGACGGGCCATAAAAACCGTGTATTCTCCAATCACCGGAGGCAGCTGAGCCGAAGTGTATTTTTTGTAACTGATATCCTCTCCAGATTGCAAGCGGGCACTCAAATCACATTTGGAGGTCC is a genomic window containing:
- a CDS encoding iron chelate uptake ABC transporter family permease subunit, with translation MSLILEILESLIPASSVGKAWMAAVLLGVGCGLLGCFVVLRREALMGDAISHAVLPGVVAGLVYSPDRNLALILACAVMAGLCGVGVVRVLERTTRLKPDACLACVLALFFALGLVWQSKFQSETVGVMHFLFGNIGSIDGNDLKMMLVSVVLISVMVVTMRRPLLVMSFDPGFGRALGFPTWCLEFLFYTLLTFAVVVSLQAVGVVLVSAMLITPAASAYLLTDRFDRMLLLSMLLGILSGVIGAWMSTSMSRMPTGPVMTLAASGVFVLVYLCAPRHGVLAKSLRLARRRRLIRRENTLKTIYHILEEEGFSHRDVSVMMIASKRKEAEDHVHLTCEGLQRQSLILFSEDKRSLSLTDSGWRRAMELVRNHRLWELYLTREANYADDHVHEDAEKIEHLLGPSMIRQLEKDLDFPKLDPHGRPIPRVDAGYPTGSLPL
- a CDS encoding metal ABC transporter permease; its protein translation is MSVYLNQPWEVFGIGALWLVLMAFFVALPCSQLGSFLMLRRMSLTGDAISHSVFPGVVLAFLLTGDLASPWLIIGAGLAGLLATVLIELVHKWTRVKQDAATGISFTALFALGVVMMETMLGQHVDLDLDCVLHGRLGLLLEEDTVTCFGLAWPGLVVVMAAVAVAAQLLMAFFFRVLLLSSFDAGLAASLGYRPALVHYGLMLTTSMVVVAAFQSVGAILVIALLVLPGATAYLCTHRIRIMMVLAAIHALLSAIGGLYLHVWLNTNMSASVVVSGGILLVLAWLLGPVDGVIWKWMAEEPDQSEQGLDQATNSQPRD
- a CDS encoding transporter, producing the protein MTKSIGVIVGMQVVMSSVWAGEVHLEPEQKRIALRPLEADRPDATESPRTVDAGHFQIESSVLGYSRDRSDGVKQDAWTWGETNLKYGLNDSMDLQLVVVPYVYEKTRFQGQTEVNEGMGDLTLRLKWNLWGNDGGDTAMAVFPYLNMPSGTDVSHDKWEGGVIFPWAMNVCEGVGFGLQAEFAYVWDDEDRDYDMDFLHTAVIGYDVTEQLGVYLEYLGVAGDHPYEAYASGGVTWAFTDLFQWDVGLVLGLNDDAEDLNTFTGFTVKF
- a CDS encoding metal ABC transporter ATP-binding protein, which codes for MKPSPEAFIPALETHDLTVTYHKRPVLYGVDVAIPEGSLVGLIGPNGAGKSTLIKSIMGVIPSSGGWVKVFGKSLKQNIHRVGYVPQRESVDWDFPVTVMDVVMMGTYGRLGWFRRPGKEEKRRAHEALDKIGMLPYANRQIGNLSGGQQQRVFLARALAQNSDLYLMDEPFVGVDAATEAAIVTLLKEMRAEGKTVLVVHHDLQTASDYFDRLMLLNMRLLAYGRTEEVFTPELLQKTYGGRLTLLSEVADRAAKMAEENGNR